One Brachybacterium aquaticum genomic region harbors:
- a CDS encoding SseB family protein, with product MTSAGGPDGTSADGQAPTDERAQRGEQELRGEQARRALPAHFREKSPLTDSAGVSWEGRDYTVSPFPGDDGSTPPALAGALRAHRAGEDPHRRALVAALASSRVLVPIMAVATELGTTAHGLTGDNGADMAMVSITAPDGSRVLPIFSSVAALGAWRSDARPVPVVAPQAAQAAVQEGCTALLLDAAIPAEEGGPVLLPRSVLWALAQGRDWIPPHEDPELAAELERIGAEASDQVLGLSARAGEQTEVNLHLRLRPGLTAPQVQEVVGAVATRLGASPLVAERISSLRLVLGS from the coding sequence GTGACCTCCGCAGGCGGGCCGGACGGCACGTCGGCCGACGGACAGGCGCCGACGGACGAGCGCGCGCAGCGGGGTGAGCAGGAACTGCGCGGTGAGCAGGCGCGGCGCGCGCTGCCTGCGCACTTCCGCGAGAAGTCGCCGCTGACCGACAGCGCCGGGGTGTCCTGGGAGGGCCGCGATTACACGGTCAGCCCCTTCCCCGGGGACGACGGTTCGACCCCGCCCGCCCTCGCCGGGGCCCTGCGCGCCCACCGCGCGGGCGAGGATCCGCACCGCCGCGCGCTCGTCGCCGCCCTCGCGAGCTCCCGCGTGCTCGTGCCGATCATGGCGGTCGCCACGGAGCTCGGCACCACCGCCCACGGCCTGACCGGCGACAACGGCGCCGACATGGCGATGGTCTCGATCACCGCGCCCGACGGGTCCCGCGTGCTGCCGATCTTCTCCTCGGTCGCCGCGCTCGGCGCCTGGCGCTCCGACGCGAGGCCCGTCCCCGTCGTCGCCCCGCAGGCCGCACAGGCCGCCGTGCAGGAGGGCTGCACCGCGCTCCTGCTGGACGCCGCGATCCCCGCGGAGGAGGGCGGCCCCGTGCTCCTGCCCCGCTCCGTGCTGTGGGCGCTCGCCCAGGGCCGCGACTGGATCCCTCCGCACGAGGACCCGGAGCTCGCCGCCGAGCTCGAGCGGATCGGCGCCGAGGCCTCCGACCAGGTGCTCGGCCTCTCCGCCCGCGCCGGCGAGCAGACCGAGGTGAACCTCCACCTCCGGCTGCGCCCCGGCCTCACCGCACCTCAGGTGCAGGAGGTCGTCGGCGCCGTCGCCACGCGACTCGGCGCCTCCCCGCTCGTCGCCGAGCGGATCAGCTCGCTGCGGCTCGTGCTGGGCAGCTGA
- the hisD gene encoding histidinol dehydrogenase produces MSEREPFLTVTDLRERTLSAAELVAALPRAELDVASAAEAVRPVVEDVAARGAEAVLDASERFDGVRPEQLRVPAEALEKALAELDPAIRAALEESAARVRAVDTAQVRSEERVEVVPGGTVTQRWVPVRRVGLYVPGGRAVLPSSVVMNVVPAQVAGVEQIVLASPPQKEFGGLPHPTVLAACALLGVTEVIAAGGAQAIALLAHGAEDLGDGTALPGVDLITGPGNVYVAAAKRLVRGKVGIDSEAGPTEIAILADDTADPAFVAADLISQAEHDPLAASVLVTPSPSLVDAVEAELARQVPATLHHERVTEALRGPQSGVVLVADLEQGLAAVNAYGAEHLEIQTADAAAVAARVTDAGAVFVGSYSPVSLGDYAAGSNHVLPTGGTARFSGGLGVQTFLRGIHVVEYDRAALAGAREAATTLAIAEGLPAHGEAIDVRFAG; encoded by the coding sequence ATGTCCGAGCGCGAACCCTTCCTCACCGTCACCGACCTGCGTGAGCGCACCCTCAGCGCCGCCGAGCTCGTCGCCGCGCTGCCGCGCGCGGAACTCGACGTCGCCTCCGCCGCCGAGGCCGTGCGCCCCGTGGTCGAGGACGTCGCCGCCCGCGGCGCCGAGGCCGTGCTCGACGCCTCCGAGCGCTTCGACGGCGTGCGCCCGGAGCAGCTGCGCGTCCCCGCCGAGGCGCTCGAGAAGGCCCTCGCCGAGCTGGATCCCGCGATCCGCGCCGCGCTCGAGGAGTCCGCCGCCCGCGTCCGCGCCGTCGACACCGCCCAGGTCCGCTCCGAGGAGCGGGTCGAGGTCGTGCCCGGGGGCACCGTCACCCAGCGCTGGGTGCCCGTGCGCCGTGTGGGCCTGTACGTCCCGGGCGGCCGCGCCGTGCTCCCCAGCTCCGTCGTGATGAACGTGGTGCCCGCCCAGGTCGCGGGGGTGGAGCAGATCGTGCTCGCCTCCCCGCCGCAGAAGGAGTTCGGCGGCCTCCCGCACCCCACCGTGCTCGCCGCCTGCGCCCTGCTCGGCGTCACCGAGGTGATCGCCGCCGGCGGCGCCCAGGCGATCGCGCTGCTCGCCCACGGCGCCGAGGACCTCGGCGACGGCACCGCGCTGCCCGGCGTCGACCTCATCACCGGCCCTGGCAACGTCTACGTCGCCGCCGCCAAGCGCCTGGTGCGCGGGAAGGTCGGCATCGACTCCGAGGCCGGGCCCACCGAGATCGCGATCCTCGCCGACGACACGGCGGACCCCGCCTTCGTCGCCGCCGACCTCATCTCCCAGGCCGAGCACGACCCGCTGGCCGCGAGCGTGCTGGTCACCCCGTCGCCCTCGCTGGTCGACGCGGTCGAGGCCGAGCTCGCCCGCCAGGTCCCCGCCACCCTCCACCACGAGCGGGTCACCGAGGCGCTGCGCGGACCCCAGAGCGGCGTGGTGCTGGTCGCGGACCTCGAGCAGGGCCTCGCGGCCGTGAACGCCTACGGCGCCGAGCACCTCGAGATCCAGACGGCCGACGCCGCCGCGGTCGCCGCCCGCGTCACCGACGCCGGCGCCGTGTTCGTGGGCTCCTACAGCCCTGTCAGCCTCGGCGACTATGCCGCCGGCTCCAACCACGTGCTGCCCACCGGCGGCACCGCGCGCTTCTCCGGCGGGCTCGGGGTGCAGACCTTCCTGCGCGGCATCCACGTGGTCGAGTACGACCGCGCCGCGCTCGCCGGTGCGCGCGAGGCCGCGACCACGCTCGCGATCGCCGAGGGTCTGCCCGCGCACGGCGAGGCGATCGACGTGCGCTTCGCGGGCTGA
- the hisH gene encoding imidazole glycerol phosphate synthase subunit HisH gives MTATPETPSTQRPPRVVVLDHGSGNVRSVVRALEAAGAEVLLTADREAALAADGLVVPGVGAFAATVQQILDVGGDRIIERRLSGGLPVLGICVGLQVMFESGTEHGEEAKGLGQWPGEVTRLEADVVPHMGWNTVDAPAESTLFSGIEDERFYFVHSYAARRWEMEQIGPLSAPKVTWAEHDGDRFIAAVENGALTATQFHPEKSGDAGARLLTNWLDSLPRRDLPRRADAGDGGSEGASGTSEGPVA, from the coding sequence GTGACCGCGACCCCCGAGACTCCCTCCACCCAGCGCCCGCCGCGCGTGGTCGTCCTCGACCACGGCTCCGGCAACGTCCGCTCCGTGGTCCGCGCCCTCGAGGCCGCCGGCGCCGAGGTGCTGCTCACCGCGGATCGCGAGGCGGCCCTCGCGGCCGACGGGCTGGTCGTCCCCGGCGTCGGCGCCTTCGCCGCCACCGTCCAGCAGATCCTCGACGTGGGCGGGGACCGCATCATCGAGCGGCGCCTCTCCGGCGGCCTGCCCGTGCTCGGCATCTGCGTGGGCCTGCAGGTCATGTTCGAGTCCGGTACCGAGCACGGCGAGGAGGCCAAGGGGCTGGGCCAGTGGCCCGGCGAGGTCACCCGCCTCGAGGCCGACGTCGTCCCCCACATGGGCTGGAACACCGTCGACGCCCCCGCGGAGAGCACCCTGTTCTCCGGCATCGAGGACGAGCGCTTCTACTTCGTCCACTCCTACGCCGCCCGGCGCTGGGAGATGGAGCAGATCGGTCCGCTCTCCGCCCCGAAGGTCACCTGGGCCGAGCACGACGGCGACCGCTTCATCGCCGCCGTCGAGAACGGCGCCCTGACCGCCACCCAGTTCCACCCCGAGAAGTCCGGCGACGCCGGGGCGCGACTGCTGACCAACTGGCTCGACTCGCTGCCCCGGCGCGATCTGCCCCGCCGCGCGGATGCCGGCGACGGCGGCAGCGAGGGCGCCTCGGGGACGAGCGAGGGACCCGTCGCATGA
- a CDS encoding DUF3054 domain-containing protein has translation MFRSLGALVGDLLVVLLFVTIGFVQHGTPLTWQNIVLVGWHFAVGVLLGHLAIRAWNAPFRIWPHGVFVWAITLAAGMALRTLFSAGTEVSFVIVTAVVLAVGMLGWRAVASFLTRGERAAKAASAADPATQEPVAAPGEESSSR, from the coding sequence ATGTTCCGCTCCCTGGGTGCCCTCGTCGGCGACCTCCTGGTCGTCCTGCTCTTCGTCACGATCGGCTTCGTGCAGCACGGCACGCCGCTGACCTGGCAGAACATCGTTCTGGTCGGTTGGCACTTCGCCGTCGGCGTGCTGCTGGGGCACCTGGCGATCCGTGCCTGGAACGCGCCCTTCCGGATCTGGCCGCACGGCGTGTTCGTGTGGGCGATCACGCTGGCGGCGGGGATGGCGCTGCGCACCCTGTTCTCCGCCGGCACGGAGGTGTCCTTCGTGATCGTCACCGCCGTGGTGCTCGCGGTCGGGATGCTCGGCTGGCGCGCTGTCGCGTCCTTCCTCACCCGCGGCGAGCGGGCCGCGAAGGCCGCGTCGGCCGCGGATCCGGCGACGCAGGAGCCGGTCGCGGCCCCGGGCGAGGAGTCCTCCTCCCGCTGA
- a CDS encoding DUF1844 domain-containing protein yields MTDPQHTHADRTDQDHAGHDHAGHDHAAQDTTGAEELRDIAEVSSVEIITSACVHLMSAAAVKVGLADDEDTGHYQDLAEARKLITALAGLVTAAAPEIGNEHARSLRDGLRSLQLAFAEALPFPDEPGKAPGEKYTGRVS; encoded by the coding sequence ATGACCGATCCCCAGCACACGCACGCCGACCGCACCGATCAGGACCACGCGGGCCACGACCACGCGGGCCACGACCACGCCGCGCAGGACACCACCGGTGCCGAGGAGCTGCGCGACATCGCCGAGGTCTCCTCGGTCGAGATCATCACCTCCGCGTGCGTGCACCTCATGAGCGCCGCCGCGGTGAAGGTGGGCCTCGCGGACGACGAGGACACCGGCCACTACCAGGACCTCGCCGAGGCGCGGAAGCTGATCACGGCGCTCGCGGGCCTGGTCACGGCCGCCGCGCCCGAGATCGGCAACGAGCACGCGCGCTCGCTGCGCGACGGTCTGCGCTCCCTGCAGCTGGCCTTCGCGGAAGCGCTGCCCTTCCCGGACGAGCCGGGCAAGGCGCCGGGCGAGAAGTACACCGGCCGCGTCTCCTGA
- a CDS encoding NADP-dependent isocitrate dehydrogenase, whose translation MARIIYTHTDEAPMLATASFLPILDAFSSTAGIDVTTRDISLAGRIVAAFSDLLPEDQREADALAELGELAKTPEANIIKLPNISASVPQLKAAIAELQGQGISLPDYPESPETDEEKDVRARYDSVKGSAVNPVLREGNSDRRAPEAVKNFAKAHPHRMGEWSKDSKTSVATMGTDDFRDNEQSVVAEADTTFSIVHVAADGTETVLKESLPVLAGEIVDSTVMRVAALDEFLRAQIAAAKEQGVLFSLHLKATMMKVSDPILFGHAVRAFFPTLFTQYGDVLAEAGLSPNNGLGGILAGVEELEESVRDGVRAAIDQDLENGPDLAMVNSAKGITNLHVPSDVIVDASMPAMIRTSGHMWNKDDAEQDTLAVIPDSSYAGVYQATVEDCQANGAFDPTTMGTVPNVGLMAQKAEEYGSHDKTFEIASDGRVEVRDASGTAVMSHEVAAGDIFRACQAKDAPIRDWVQLAVRRSRISGMPAVFWLDESRAHDRNLIAKVEQYLADPIDGKSTEDLDIRILSPIEATKHTLARVRAGEDTISVTGNVLRDYLTDLFPIMELGTSAKMLSVVPLMNGGGLFETGAGGSAPKHVQQLIEENYLRWDSLGEFLALAESLRHLARTADNARAAVLAAALDRATETLLNEGKSPQRKLGTIDNRGSHFYLAMYWAQELAAQSEDGELATAFGPIAKELTDGEQTIAEELLAVQGKPADIGGYYRPDAAKAAEVMRPSATFNRILEEISAAL comes from the coding sequence ATGGCGCGCATCATCTACACCCACACCGACGAGGCGCCGATGCTGGCGACGGCGTCGTTCCTGCCCATCCTCGACGCCTTCTCCAGCACCGCCGGGATCGACGTCACCACCCGTGACATCTCCCTGGCCGGCCGCATCGTCGCGGCCTTCTCGGATCTGCTGCCCGAGGACCAGCGGGAGGCCGACGCCCTCGCCGAGCTGGGCGAGCTGGCGAAGACCCCCGAGGCCAACATCATCAAGCTCCCCAACATCTCCGCCTCGGTGCCGCAGCTGAAGGCCGCGATCGCCGAGCTGCAGGGCCAGGGCATCTCCCTGCCGGACTACCCCGAGTCCCCGGAGACCGACGAGGAGAAGGACGTCCGCGCCCGCTACGACTCGGTCAAGGGCTCCGCCGTGAACCCCGTGCTGCGCGAGGGCAACTCCGACCGCCGCGCCCCCGAGGCCGTGAAGAACTTCGCCAAGGCCCACCCGCACCGTATGGGTGAGTGGAGCAAGGACTCGAAGACCTCCGTCGCCACGATGGGCACGGACGACTTCCGCGACAACGAGCAGTCCGTGGTCGCCGAGGCCGACACCACCTTCTCGATCGTGCACGTCGCCGCCGACGGCACCGAGACCGTGCTCAAGGAGTCCCTGCCGGTGCTGGCCGGGGAGATCGTCGACTCCACCGTGATGCGGGTCGCCGCGCTGGACGAGTTCCTGCGCGCGCAGATCGCCGCCGCGAAGGAGCAGGGCGTGCTGTTCTCCCTGCACCTCAAGGCCACGATGATGAAGGTCTCCGACCCGATCCTGTTCGGCCACGCCGTGCGCGCCTTCTTCCCGACCCTGTTCACCCAGTACGGCGACGTGCTCGCCGAGGCGGGGCTGTCCCCCAACAATGGCCTCGGCGGCATCCTCGCCGGCGTCGAGGAGCTCGAGGAGTCCGTGCGCGACGGCGTGCGCGCCGCGATCGACCAGGACCTCGAGAACGGCCCCGACCTGGCGATGGTGAACTCCGCCAAGGGCATCACCAACCTCCACGTCCCCTCGGACGTGATCGTGGATGCGTCCATGCCGGCGATGATCCGCACCTCCGGCCACATGTGGAACAAGGACGACGCCGAGCAGGACACCCTCGCCGTCATCCCCGACTCCTCCTACGCCGGGGTCTACCAGGCCACCGTCGAGGACTGCCAGGCGAACGGTGCCTTCGACCCCACCACCATGGGCACCGTCCCGAACGTGGGCCTGATGGCGCAGAAGGCCGAGGAGTACGGCTCCCACGACAAGACCTTCGAGATCGCCTCCGACGGCCGGGTCGAGGTGCGCGACGCCTCCGGCACCGCCGTGATGAGCCACGAGGTCGCCGCGGGCGACATCTTCCGCGCCTGCCAGGCCAAGGACGCCCCCATCCGCGACTGGGTGCAGCTGGCCGTGCGCCGCTCCCGCATCTCCGGCATGCCGGCGGTGTTCTGGCTGGACGAGTCCCGCGCCCACGACCGCAACCTCATCGCGAAGGTCGAGCAATACCTGGCGGACCCGATCGATGGGAAGAGCACGGAGGACCTCGACATCCGGATCCTCTCCCCGATCGAGGCGACGAAGCACACCCTCGCCCGCGTGCGCGCCGGCGAGGACACCATCTCCGTCACCGGCAACGTGCTGCGTGACTACCTCACCGACCTGTTCCCGATCATGGAGCTGGGCACCAGCGCCAAGATGCTCTCGGTGGTGCCGCTGATGAACGGCGGCGGCCTGTTCGAGACCGGCGCCGGCGGCTCCGCCCCCAAGCACGTCCAGCAGCTCATCGAGGAGAACTACCTGCGCTGGGACTCCCTCGGCGAGTTCCTGGCGCTGGCCGAGTCGCTGCGCCACCTGGCCCGCACCGCGGACAACGCCCGCGCCGCCGTGCTCGCCGCGGCCCTGGACCGCGCCACCGAGACCCTGCTCAACGAGGGGAAGTCCCCGCAGCGCAAGCTCGGCACGATCGACAACCGCGGCAGCCACTTCTACCTCGCGATGTACTGGGCGCAGGAGCTCGCCGCGCAGAGCGAGGACGGGGAGCTGGCCACCGCCTTCGGCCCCATCGCGAAGGAGCTCACGGACGGCGAGCAGACCATCGCCGAGGAGCTGCTCGCCGTGCAGGGCAAGCCGGCCGACATCGGCGGCTACTACCGCCCCGATGCGGCCAAGGCCGCCGAGGTGATGCGCCCCTCGGCGACCTTCAACCGCATCCTCGAGGAGATCTCCGCGGCGCTGTGA
- the priA gene encoding bifunctional 1-(5-phosphoribosyl)-5-((5-phosphoribosylamino)methylideneamino)imidazole-4-carboxamide isomerase/phosphoribosylanthranilate isomerase PriA, with the protein MTAPVLELLPAVDVQGGQAVRLVQGEAGSETAYGAPLDAAMTFQEGGASWLHLVDLDAAFGRGSNAALLAEVVAAVDMNVELSGGIRDDESLAAALATGCRRVNLGTAALENPEWTAEIIAEHGDRIAVGLDVRGTTLAARGWTREGGDLWETLERLDAAGCQRYVVTDVTKDGTLRGPNLDLLAEVCSRTDAKVVASGGISSLDDLRALRELVPQGVEGAIVGKALYSQAFTMGEALDVAGRA; encoded by the coding sequence ATGACCGCTCCCGTGCTCGAACTGCTCCCCGCCGTCGACGTGCAGGGAGGCCAGGCCGTGCGCCTGGTCCAGGGCGAGGCCGGCTCCGAGACCGCCTACGGCGCCCCGCTCGACGCCGCCATGACCTTCCAGGAGGGCGGCGCGAGCTGGCTGCACCTGGTCGACCTCGACGCCGCCTTCGGCCGCGGCTCCAACGCCGCGCTGCTCGCCGAGGTCGTCGCCGCCGTCGACATGAACGTCGAGCTCTCCGGCGGCATCCGCGACGACGAGTCCCTCGCCGCGGCGCTCGCCACCGGCTGCCGACGCGTCAACCTCGGCACCGCCGCCCTCGAGAACCCCGAGTGGACCGCCGAGATCATCGCCGAGCACGGTGACCGCATCGCGGTGGGCCTGGACGTGCGAGGCACCACCCTCGCCGCCCGCGGTTGGACCCGCGAGGGCGGCGACCTGTGGGAGACCCTCGAGCGCCTCGACGCCGCCGGCTGCCAGCGCTACGTCGTCACCGACGTCACCAAGGACGGCACCCTGCGCGGCCCGAACCTCGACCTCCTCGCCGAGGTCTGCTCCCGCACCGACGCGAAGGTCGTCGCCTCCGGCGGCATCTCCTCCCTCGACGACCTGCGCGCCCTGCGCGAGCTGGTCCCGCAGGGCGTCGAGGGCGCCATCGTGGGCAAGGCCCTGTACTCCCAGGCCTTCACGATGGGCGAGGCGCTCGACGTCGCGGGACGCGCGTGA
- the hisB gene encoding imidazoleglycerol-phosphate dehydratase HisB has translation MTETATTDPATQPGTAAQPGTARPSRTATITRATRESSVEVTLDVDGTGQVDISTTVPFFDHMLTALGTHARFDLTVKATGDTHIDAHHTVEDTAIVLGQALREALGDKQGIARFGDALVPLDEALAQAVVDLSGRPYCVHTGESEAQALHLIGGHFTGSLTRHVFESIAHHAAICLHIRVIDGRDPHHIVEAQFKALARALRAACAFDDRVLGVPSTKGAL, from the coding sequence ATGACCGAGACCGCAACGACCGATCCCGCAACCCAGCCCGGCACCGCCGCCCAGCCCGGCACCGCGCGTCCGTCGCGCACCGCGACGATCACCCGCGCCACGCGCGAGTCCTCCGTCGAGGTGACCCTCGACGTGGACGGCACCGGCCAGGTGGACATCTCCACCACCGTCCCCTTCTTCGACCACATGCTGACGGCGCTGGGCACCCACGCCCGCTTCGACCTGACCGTGAAGGCGACCGGCGACACCCACATCGACGCCCACCACACCGTCGAGGACACCGCGATCGTGCTCGGCCAGGCGTTGCGCGAGGCGCTCGGCGACAAGCAGGGCATCGCCCGCTTCGGCGACGCGCTCGTGCCCCTGGACGAGGCACTCGCTCAGGCGGTCGTGGACCTCTCCGGCCGCCCCTACTGCGTCCACACCGGGGAGAGCGAGGCCCAGGCCCTGCACCTCATCGGCGGCCACTTCACCGGGTCCCTCACCCGTCACGTCTTCGAGTCCATCGCCCACCACGCCGCGATCTGCCTGCACATCCGGGTGATCGACGGCCGCGACCCCCACCACATCGTCGAGGCCCAGTTCAAGGCGCTCGCCCGTGCGCTCCGCGCGGCCTGCGCCTTCGACGACCGCGTCCTCGGCGTCCCGTCCACCAAGGGAGCACTGTGA
- a CDS encoding histidinol-phosphate transaminase, which yields MEAMPLNPAPSLDRTALPVPRDGIAGAAPYGAPQLEVAHALNVNENPYGPSPELAAAIGRAAADAAVGLNRYPDREALDLRRELGEYLAAESGVPAPPAEAVWAANGSNEVMHQLLLAYGGPGRTALGFTPHYSMYPEYARDTYTAWVTAERGPAPEFALTVEAVTAAIEEHRPSIVVLTSPNNPTGTALDLDVARAAARALEPTRGLLVVDEAYGEFRRDGVPSALTLLPEHANLVVSRTMSKAFALAGARLGYLVADPAIVDTVRVVRLPYHLSAVTQAVARTALAHREELLGRVALLRSERDALAAHLTARGHDVAPSDANFVLFRSFTDRDAVFQGLLDRGVLIRAVGPAGWLRVSVGTPEDNAAFRTALEEADPR from the coding sequence ATGGAGGCCATGCCGCTGAACCCTGCCCCGAGCCTCGATCGCACCGCGCTGCCCGTCCCGCGCGACGGCATCGCCGGCGCCGCCCCGTACGGCGCGCCGCAGCTCGAGGTCGCGCATGCGCTCAACGTCAACGAGAACCCCTACGGCCCCTCCCCGGAGCTCGCCGCGGCGATCGGTCGCGCCGCTGCGGACGCGGCCGTGGGCCTGAACCGCTACCCCGACCGCGAGGCGCTGGACCTGCGCCGCGAGCTGGGGGAGTACCTCGCCGCCGAGTCCGGCGTCCCCGCCCCGCCCGCCGAGGCGGTGTGGGCCGCCAACGGCTCCAACGAGGTCATGCACCAGCTGCTGCTCGCCTACGGCGGTCCCGGCCGCACGGCGCTCGGCTTCACCCCGCACTACTCGATGTATCCCGAGTACGCCCGCGACACCTACACCGCATGGGTCACCGCCGAGCGCGGCCCCGCCCCCGAGTTCGCGCTGACGGTCGAGGCGGTCACCGCCGCGATCGAGGAGCACCGCCCGAGCATCGTGGTGCTCACCTCCCCGAACAACCCCACCGGCACCGCGCTCGACCTCGACGTCGCCCGCGCCGCCGCCCGCGCCCTCGAGCCGACCCGCGGCCTGCTCGTGGTCGACGAGGCCTACGGCGAGTTCCGCCGCGACGGCGTCCCCAGCGCCCTCACCCTCCTGCCCGAGCACGCGAACCTCGTCGTCTCCCGCACCATGTCCAAGGCCTTCGCGCTCGCCGGCGCCCGCCTCGGCTACCTCGTCGCCGACCCCGCGATCGTCGACACCGTCCGCGTGGTGCGTCTGCCCTACCACCTCTCCGCCGTCACCCAGGCCGTGGCCCGCACGGCGCTCGCGCACCGTGAGGAGCTGCTGGGCAGGGTGGCGCTGCTGCGCAGCGAGCGCGACGCCCTCGCCGCGCACCTGACCGCCCGGGGCCACGACGTCGCCCCGTCCGACGCGAACTTCGTCCTCTTCCGCTCCTTCACGGACCGCGACGCCGTCTTCCAGGGACTCCTGGACCGCGGCGTGCTGATCCGCGCCGTCGGCCCCGCCGGCTGGCTGCGCGTGTCCGTCGGCACCCCGGAGGACAACGCCGCATTCCGCACCGCCCTCGAGGAGGCCGACCCCCGATGA
- the zupT gene encoding zinc transporter ZupT, translating to MLVAFLLTLLAGGATSIGAALGVLGRGTSPKALAGGLGLSAGVMLYVSFVELMPAGAAVLSGGGATGPVSGRGMAIATGAFFAGIALIAVLDRLVPEPVSPHEFHGRMEGSHGHAALRTLEEQASDRALRARLLRTGTVTALVLALHNVPEGFATFVAALQTPEVAIPVVAAIALHNIPEGLAVAVPVRRATGSRSKAFWLATMTGLAEPVGAVIGYLLLAPLMSGGAMGAILAGVAGVMVFVSLDELLPAAEETGEHHTVIYSLIAGMAVMAVTLLVL from the coding sequence GTGCTCGTCGCCTTCCTCCTCACCCTGCTCGCCGGCGGTGCCACCAGCATCGGCGCGGCGCTCGGCGTGCTCGGTCGCGGCACGAGCCCGAAAGCGCTCGCCGGTGGCCTCGGCCTCTCCGCCGGGGTGATGCTCTACGTCTCCTTCGTGGAGCTGATGCCCGCCGGGGCGGCCGTGCTCTCCGGGGGCGGGGCGACCGGCCCGGTGTCCGGGCGCGGCATGGCGATAGCGACCGGTGCGTTCTTCGCCGGCATCGCGCTGATCGCCGTGCTGGACCGGCTGGTGCCGGAGCCCGTCAGCCCCCACGAGTTCCACGGCCGCATGGAGGGCAGCCACGGCCACGCCGCGCTGCGCACCCTTGAGGAGCAGGCCTCGGACCGTGCCTTGCGCGCGCGGCTGCTGCGCACCGGGACGGTCACCGCCCTGGTGCTCGCCCTGCACAACGTGCCCGAGGGCTTCGCGACCTTCGTCGCCGCGCTGCAGACCCCCGAGGTCGCGATCCCGGTGGTCGCCGCGATCGCCCTGCACAACATCCCCGAGGGCCTCGCGGTCGCGGTGCCGGTGCGGCGGGCGACCGGGTCCCGGTCCAAGGCGTTCTGGCTGGCGACGATGACGGGGCTCGCGGAGCCCGTAGGCGCGGTGATCGGGTACCTGCTGCTCGCCCCGCTGATGTCGGGTGGGGCGATGGGCGCGATCCTCGCCGGGGTTGCCGGGGTGATGGTGTTCGTGTCCCTGGACGAGCTGCTGCCGGCGGCCGAGGAGACCGGCGAGCACCACACGGTCATCTACTCCCTGATCGCCGGCATGGCCGTGATGGCCGTGACCCTGCTCGTGCTGTGA